A genomic segment from Streptomyces sp. NBC_00654 encodes:
- a CDS encoding NUDIX hydrolase: MTGKTRKVARVVLLDPEDRILLMHGYEPDDPADTWWFTPGGGLEGDETREQAARRELAEETGITDIELGPVLWRRTCSFPFDGRRWNQDEWYFLARTAQTTTDPQGLTDLERRSVAGLRWWTSAELLAARETVYPTRLAELLRTLLDEGPPRAPLVLAPEIV; the protein is encoded by the coding sequence ATCACGGGGAAGACCCGCAAGGTCGCGCGGGTGGTGCTGCTGGACCCCGAGGACCGCATCCTGCTGATGCACGGCTACGAGCCGGACGACCCCGCGGACACCTGGTGGTTCACACCCGGCGGCGGCCTGGAGGGCGACGAGACCCGGGAGCAGGCCGCGCGGCGCGAGCTGGCCGAGGAGACCGGGATCACGGACATCGAGCTGGGCCCGGTGCTCTGGCGGCGGACCTGCTCCTTCCCGTTCGACGGGCGGCGCTGGAACCAGGACGAGTGGTACTTCCTGGCCCGCACGGCGCAGACCACCACCGACCCGCAGGGCCTCACCGACCTGGAGCGGCGCAGCGTCGCCGGTCTGAGGTGGTGGACTTCCGCCGAACTCCTCGCGGCGCGTGAGACGGTGTACCCGACCAGACTCGCCGAGCTGCTGCGCACGCTCCTCGACGAGGG